A stretch of DNA from Allomeiothermus silvanus DSM 9946:
GGTTTTGAGCCGCTTGGGGTCGTTGGGGTGAATGCGCTTCTTAAGCAGATCAGCGTAAAGGTGAGTCAAGTGCAGCGGCTGTAAGCGCTGCACCGCTATATCCCCCAATATAGGGATTGCGTGTTTCTCAAGGGCGACTTTGTACCCGTAATGGGTGGTGGGTTTGACTCGGTGTTCTACTGAAGTCAGCCAGCGCTCACAAAACTCTTTGAGGGTGATCCGGTCGGGGTCAGGGAGCAAATTGCGGCCATAGGCCACCAGCAGCTCAGCCAGCTTCTTGGCGGCTTCTTTGCGGGTCTTGGCGTACCCCCGGTGGCGCTTACCGCTGATCATCAACGAATACTCGTAGCGCCCGTCTGCGCGTTTGTAGATGGTGCCTTCATTGTTGGCGCGTTTCATAGGTGGTTGTGTGGCGGGGGATGGGGAGGGGGGAGGGCATGGGTCAGTTCGTGGGGTCAAGTACTATCGAATCTTGGTCAAGACCCACACGCGTACTTGTTCCAAGTTTTGCGATCTGTGTACCGATATGTGCTTCCCCAAAATTCAGCTAGTTCAAGTTGGGCGGTGCGCATAGCCGGGTTATAAGTAGCAATTACGCTGAAAGGGCTGGTTTGACCGTTAAGCACTGGCTGGTAATCTATAAGAGCATCTTGAGAAGTAATGAACTCGTCGTTTTTGGTGAAGAAAGAAACTTTAGCAACAACTTTATCCAAGCTTTGGCCTGACACGTTTGTCACCCTACCCTCGGCCTTTACAAAACTGTCGCCAATCTGACTCCAATGCCAATCCTCAATGTTGACACTCCCACGGCTAAAGCACGTGGGATTCTTGGTTCGACGAGGACTGCCTACGTTGTGTAGGTCTTACACCCTCTCCCCAAGCGTTTAGCGTCTCCGGGTGCCCCACGGCGACGGGGATAGCTCGTATCCCTTCGGCCCGGATGTTCAGGGCCGCGTTCAGGTCTCGGTCGTGCACCGCCCCGCACTCACAGGTCCAAACCCTGTCCGAGAGGGTGAGGGCGGTGTGGATTGTCCCGCACTCCCGACAAAGCTTGCTGCTGGGGAAGTATCGGTCAATCACGACGAGATGTTTGCGATACCAGACCGCCTTGTACTCCAACTGCCGCCGAAACTCACCCGGGGCCGCATCTAGAACCGACTTGGACAGCTTGGTTTTCGCCATCCCTTTCAGGTTCAGGTCCTCGATGCACAGCCCGTCGTACTTCTGGACGAGTCCGGTGGTCAGCTTGTGCAGCCAGTCCTGCCGCTGGTTGCGAACCTTGGCGTGGACCCTGTTCAGCCGATGCCTGGCCTTTTCCCGGTTCTTGCTACCCTTCTGCTTGCGGGAAAGCTCCCTTTGCGCCCTGCGAAGCTTGCGCTCTGCTTTGCGGTAGAACTTGGGTGGAGCTATTCTTGTACCGTCGGAAAGCACTGCGAAGTCTTTCAAGCCGAGGTCAATCCCCACCACATGCTCAGGGTTTACGGGGGGCAGGGGTACGTCGGGCATCTCGAACTCGGCGGTCAGGGTGACGTGCCAGTGCCCTTCGGTGTCGCGTTTGAATGTTGCGCCTTTGATGACGCAATCAATCGGCTGGCTCTGGCGAATCTTCACCCCACCGACCTTGGGGAGGTAAACCTTGCCTTCCTCCACCCGGACGCGCTGGGGAATGCGGAAGCGGGGCGGGTCCTTCTTTCGGGTCTTGAACCGGGGGAACCCGGCCCGTCGCTCGAAAAACGCCTTGAACGCCCGGTCGAGGTCTTGGAGGGCTTGTTGCAAGAGTTGGCTATCCGCTTCTCTGAGCCAGGCCATCTCAGGCCGCTTCTTCAGGGCGGTGAGTTCGGTGGCCTGCCCGTTGTAGGTCAACCCCTTCCCGGTGGCGGCATACGCCTCCTTGCGCCGTGCAAGGCCCCAGTTCCACACGAACCGCCGAGCTCCGGCCATACGCAGCAAAGCCTCAGCTTGGGCTTGGGTGGGTTCCATGCGGAAGCGGTAGACCTTGCGGAGCAGCATTCAGTCCCTCGTCTTCTGGGCGGCGATGTATTGCTCGATGGTTTTGCTACTGACCATGCCAGCCGTGGAAACGAAATAGCTCCGTGTCCA
This window harbors:
- a CDS encoding RNA-guided endonuclease InsQ/TnpB family protein, with product MLLRKVYRFRMEPTQAQAEALLRMAGARRFVWNWGLARRKEAYAATGKGLTYNGQATELTALKKRPEMAWLREADSQLLQQALQDLDRAFKAFFERRAGFPRFKTRKKDPPRFRIPQRVRVEEGKVYLPKVGGVKIRQSQPIDCVIKGATFKRDTEGHWHVTLTAEFEMPDVPLPPVNPEHVVGIDLGLKDFAVLSDGTRIAPPKFYRKAERKLRRAQRELSRKQKGSKNREKARHRLNRVHAKVRNQRQDWLHKLTTGLVQKYDGLCIEDLNLKGMAKTKLSKSVLDAAPGEFRRQLEYKAVWYRKHLVVIDRYFPSSKLCRECGTIHTALTLSDRVWTCECGAVHDRDLNAALNIRAEGIRAIPVAVGHPETLNAWGEGVRPTQRRQSSSNQESHVL